From Leishmania donovani BPK282A1 complete genome, chromosome 34, the proteins below share one genomic window:
- a CDS encoding phosphoglycan beta 1,2 arabinosyltransferase, (SCA like) gives MQDTASPFPHHRTPATYQAGLHYQANGRESAAPLLTSSAGNAANGKRLSHWGRNVLRGFYHVKWHQRTQCAVVACLLWFFTLFVLLHTFLQVSGLTQSIYAVFSRPTSGLQTLLEDELVIPSPVVPPNGAFCGLCTEGLVVFRPASAATSLATTPAQTETVVCVETMEEAWLSASESEPLSSVRDCVARLYNLGLLQPPRTTITAVNDTCAAVRVTVQVLSGESEEADRNKCSSGFVAELQISSTEREKVEVHTQRFPSWPLCPVASPEAIDAKDGHRGGSDGNHYIVPAYFATAAVRDTDADCDVPPPWRIDTIEDLDEVVLRFAGDAAQTTETSSLLASDLRCPTYFLTVNLGRFGRHHNQLQEILNGISLARRSNRTFILPPFVPALYMSYLRLNPELLYGWNALRRNGHYCVLSYAEARPILRRLRERDGVVSMERVSFAATADLHVLFNTTEEHDSYAWGSMPRVPGTDGAFVYDADEWFSMGVRRREEMTAHTASNTSSVPSPLTFHEARPPSAEECSGFAGPAPNKSPTQWERIRRCTTAFLRTYGDGDGRRESSLASRRQPRIVVISSVTAFHLRPTLTEMTRLLGLLRPSPTLTVEIGRYYRLYATQLQWPANTDPKRSFLNVLQPFRYKSTIGVHVRRREFTCREEAEHPSATIIAMSEARYQFDGTGKNDSAAAGRPITTVARLASDCGWNSQSLLHIYDTYASWMRSRQAQGLRRSRCFAHVQTSNKQVLRSYVAFDEQVGPIGSQLQAALQQRYNPLKKKRAANGYPPIYAAFYDHRPRKDLFQTYQEILSRWEHSSADTQRADGEAVFDVASVPRTTDSLVEMLYPIAEQEALALGIDFFVLGNTGVFRGNIISSVSINVCLRRLGRGLPCHGVLAGYYEMLYKGYM, from the coding sequence ATGCAGGACACTGCTTCACCCTTTCCCCACCACCGTACGCCGGCGACGTACCAGGCCGGCTTGCATTATCAGGCCAACGGACGCgaaagcgcggcgccgctgcttaCCTCGTCGGCTGGAAATGCTGCCAACGGTAAGCGGCTCAGTCACTGGGGCCGCAACGTTTTGCGTGGCTTTTACCATGTCAAATGGCATCAGCGCACGCAGTGTGCCGTTGTAGCGTGTTTGCTGTGGTTCTTCACCCTTTTTGTGCTCCTGCACACTTTTCTTCAGGTGTCGGGTCTGACGCAGTCGATTTATGCGGTTTTCTCGAGGCCGACTTCCGGGCTGCAAACACTCCTGGAGGACGAGCTCGTTATACCTAGCCCTGTTGTGCCACCGAATGGAGCATTTTGTGGTCTGTGTACAGAGGGCCTCGTTGTCTTCCGTCCAGCTAGTGCCGCCACATCCCTGGCTACGACGCCTGCCCAGACCGAGACGGTAGTGTGCGTGGAAACGATGGAGGAAGCCTGGTTGTCAGCGAGCGAGTCGGAGCCTCTCAGCAGTGTACGAGACTGTGTAGCAAGGCTCTATAACCTGGGTCTCCTGCAGCCTCCTCGTACTACCATAACCGCGGTGAATGACAcgtgtgcagcagtgcgcgtGACAGTGCAGGTGCTCTCAGGCGAGTCAGAAGAGGCAGATCGGAACaagtgcagcagcgggttcgtggcggagctgcagatTTCATCGACAGAACGGGAGAAGGTGGAGGTGCACACTCAGCGATTCCCGTCGTGGCCGCTCTGCCCTGTCGCCTCACCGGAGGCTATTGATGCTAAGGATGGACACCGAGGTGGCAGTGACGGTAATCATTACATCGTGCCCGCGTACTTTGCGACAGCAGCTGTTCGAGATACAGACGCAGACTGCGATGTCCCACCGCCGTGGAGAATTGACACTATCGAGGACCTTGATGAGGTGGTACTGCGTTTCGCCGGGGACGCGGCTCAGACCACAGAGAcatcgtcgctgctggcgagtGACCTGCGCTGCCCGACCTACTTCCTCACGGTAAACCTTGGCCGCTTTGGCCGCCATCACAATCAGCTGCAGGAGATCTTGAACGGCATCTCGCTGGCCAGGAGATCGAACCGCACGTTTATTTTGCCACCCTTTGTGCCGGCGCTGTACATGTCGTACTTGAGGCTAAATCCAGAGCTTCTGTACGGATGGAATGCGCTACGCAGAAACGGCCACTACTGTGTTCTGTCGTACGCCGAGGCGCGGCCAATACTGCGGCGTCTGCGTGAGCGCGATGGGGTAGTGAGTATGGAACGGGTCAGTTTTGCAGCCACTGCCGACCTGCACGTGCTGTTCAACACCACGGAAGAGCACGACAGTTATGCTTGGGGATCCATGCCTCGCGTGCCGGGCACGGATGGCGCGTTTGTGTACGATGCAGATGAATGGTTCTCGATGGGGGTGCGGCGAAGGGAGGAGATGACAGCGCACACCGCAAGCAATACCTCATCAGTGCCATCGCCGCTAACGTTCCACGAGGCAAGGCCGCCTAGCGCGGAGGAGTGTAGCGGCTTCGCCGGCCCCGCTCCGAACAAGAGCCCAACGCAGTGGGAAAGGATTCGCAGGTGCACCACTGCGTTTCTGCGCACCTACGGCGATGGTGACGGGAGACGCGAGTCGTCGTTAGCCTCACGGCGACAGCCACGCATTGTGGTGATTTCGAGCGTCACAGCGTTTCATCTGCGGCCGACGCTGACGGAAATGACCAGGCTGCTTGGCCTCCTGCGGCCGTCACCGACACTCACGGTGGAGATTGGCCGGTACTACCGACTCTATGCGACGCAGCTCCAGTGGCCAGCCAACACCGATCCGAAGCGCTCTTTTTTAAACGTGCTGCAGCCATTTCGTTACAAGAGCACCATTGGTGTGCACGTACGCCGTCGCGAGTTTACGTGTCGCGAGGAGGCCGAGCACCCCAGCGCCACCATCATCGCTATGTCGGAGGCGCGCTACCAGTTTGACGGCACAGGTAAAAACGatagcgccgctgctggtcgcCCCATCACCACCGTAGCGCGACTGGCGAGCGACTGCGGATGGAATTCGCAGTCGCTACTGCACATCTACGACACCTATGCGAGCTGGATGCGATCGCGACAGGCGCAGGGGCTGAGGCGGTCGCGTTGCTTCGCGCATGTGCAGACTTCAAACAAACAGGTGCTGCGGAGCTACGTCGCCTTTGACGAGCAAGTCGGCCCCATTGGCTCTCAGCTGCAagctgcactgcagcagcgctacaaCCCACTaaagaagaagcgcgccGCCAATGGATATCCACCCATCTATGCCGCATTCTACGACCACCGGCCCCGCAAAGACCTTTTCCAGACTTACCAAGAAATCCTGTCAAGATGGGAGCATTCATCCGCAGACACGCAACGCGCCGACGGGGAAGCCGTCTTCGACGTCGCTTCTGTACCGCGGACAACGGACAGTCTTGTTGAGATGTTGTACCCCATcgcggagcaggaggcgctggcccTGGGGATCGACTTCTTTGTGCTCGGTAACACAGGCGTGTTCCGCGGCAATATTATTTCGTCCGTGTCGATCAACGTGTGCTTGCGCCGCTTGGGCAGAGGGCTGCCGTGTCACGGCGTCCTCGCTGGGTACTACGAAATGCTGTACAAGGGTTACATGTGA
- a CDS encoding leucine rich repeat protein, putative, whose protein sequence is MADPAHTRDGFWEQQQQSVQMTRGVFEAMNNNSMQLLQMRVDTLERQVAMLSAQVMAAALPASFQAYPGVTYGMSPATSNVTQMTAMPTQMPANMYFYQPPGMPAAAPANGAAADDGKASKQLEDELQRMGVLAYGGAAAGSTTSPEAAAAAATMTLMQNNFVVSPTSGISAFPGVIAGVGNSNGAGPGIPFMPGAHEVALASSMMPGPPPASTSTKMSNALLQKAFGFSDPAMNGAGGDGMNANMSSLQRSCAVTLDPLQSTNEKLEQICQQSKIRVLCLKGCKGITSLNAISRLQNLWLLNLQGCSPCVDDNAVRMIAAHNTRLSRLNLCGCDRVTDAQPLAQLSLMFDLNLSGTMIGTASLEAISHGCGQLSRLAINSCQQLTDVSSLKNLSELKLLYCRYSENIDPATIANVLAGIGQNLLTLNVDGIRFRQLDLSNLPHVTALKNFNCKDNTQLRDLDWLLSIPNAARAFESLEMLDVEGCESLVSFGMHITSLKRLKTVRLTNTGITNEELSRISVCPALSVIHLEDCAGITNVDCLANVPTLTKVVLSMRMQHEDTKANGVAALRKTGAEIIFAAASNHHGQGGSAHYMTPTSRFAPSIPTTSPNTAAEAHAFP, encoded by the coding sequence ATGGCGGACCCTGCGCACACCCGCGATGGCTTctgggagcagcagcagcagtcggtTCAAATGACCCGGGGTGTCTTTGAGGCCatgaacaacaacagcatGCAGTTGCTGCAGATGCGCGTCGACACCTTGGAACGGCAGGTGGCGATGCTATCTGCGCAGGTCatggcagccgcgctgcccgcATCTTTTCAGGCTTACCCAGGCGTCACGTACGGAATGTCGCCCGCCACCTCCAACGTCACCCAGATGACTGCCATGCCCACACAGATGCCCGCGAATATGTACTTCTACCAGCCGCCTGGCatgcccgctgctgctccggctaacggtgccgctgcggacgACGGCAAGGCGTCGAAGCAGCTGGAAGATGAACTCCAGCGCATGGGTGTGTTGGCCtacggtggcgctgctgctggcagcaCCACGAGCCccgaggcagccgcagcggcagcgaccaTGACTTTGATGCAGAACAACTTCGTGGTGTCCCCGACCAGCGGCATCTCCGCCTTCCCGGGTGTGATCGCCGGTGTCGGCAACTCCAACGGCGCCGGCCCTGGCATACCCTTCATGCCCGGGGCGCACGAGGTGGCTTTGGCGTCCTCGATGATGCCAGGtccgccgccagcgtccACCTCCACCAAGATGAGCAATGCGCTTCTTCAGAAGGCGTTCGGTTTCTCGGACCCGGCCATGAACggggccggcggcgacggcatgAACGCAAACATGAGCAGCCTTCAGCGCAGTTGTGCTGTGACGCTGGACCCGCTTCAGAGCACCAACGAGAAGCTTGAGCAGATCTGCCAACAGTCCAAGATTCGCGTTCTCTGCCTGAAGGGCTGCAAAGGAATCACCAGCCTGAACGCCATCTCGCGCCTGCAGAACCTATGGCTCCTGAACCTGCAGGGATGCTCACCTTGTGTCGACGACAATGCGGTGCGCATGATCGCTGCGCACAACACACGCCTCAGCCGGCTAAACCTCTGCGGGTGTGACCGCGTGACGGACGCGCAGCCACTTGCGCAGCTCTCCCTCATGTTTGACCTCAACCTGTCCGGCACGATGATCGGCACCGCTTCGCTGGAGGCGATCTCGCACGGATGCGGCCAGCTCAGCCGCCTTGCCATCAACAGCTGCCAGCAGCTGACGGATGTGTCAAGTTTGAAGAACCTGTCGGAGCTGAAGCTGCTCTACTGCCGCTACTCCGAAAACATAGACCCGGCCACCATCGCCAACGTGCTCGCCGGCATCGGTCAGAATCTGCTCACGCTGAACGTGGACGGCATCCGCTTCCGTCAGCTTGACCTCTCTAACTTGCCGCACGTAACCGCCTTGAAAAACTTCAACTGCAAAGACAACACCCAACTTAGGGATCTGGACTGGCTGCTGAGCATTCCCAACGCGGCAAGGGCCTTCGAGTCGCTGGAGATGCTGGACGTGGAAGGGTGCGAGTCGCTCGTGAGCTTCGGGATGCATATCACCTCGCTAAAGCGACTCAAGACGGTGCGTCTCACGAACACTGGCATCACCAATGAAGAGCTTTCCCGCATCTCAGTCTGCCCGGCGCTATCTGTCATTCACCTTGAAGACTGCGCTGGCATCACGAATGTGGACTGCCTTGCGAATGTGCCCACTCTCACAAAGGTGGTACTGAGCATGCGGATGCAGCATGAGGACACCAAGGCgaacggcgtcgctgccctgCGCAAGACTGGTGCCGAGATCATCTTCGCGGCGGCCAGCAACCACCACGGACAAGGTGGTTCTGCCCACTATATGACGCCGACGAGCCGCTTCGCCCCATCGATCCCCACCACCAGTCCGAACACTGCAGCGGAGGCACACGCCTTTCCGTAA